In Nomascus leucogenys isolate Asia chromosome 8, Asia_NLE_v1, whole genome shotgun sequence, a single genomic region encodes these proteins:
- the TMEM215 gene encoding transmembrane protein 215 — MRPDDINPRTGLVVALVSVFLVFGFMFTVSGMKGETLGNIPLLAIGPAICLPGIAAIALARKTEGCTKWPENELLWVRKLPCFRKPKDKEVVELLRTPSDLESGKGSSDELAKKAGLRGKPPLQGQGEVSVASSINTPTPTEEEECQSLVQSGHQEETSRYLDGYCPSGSSLAYSALDVKCSARDRSECPEPEDSIFFVPQDSIIVCSYKQNSPYDRYCCYINQIQGRWDHETIV, encoded by the coding sequence ATGCGGCCTGATGACATTAACCCGAGGACTGGGCTGGTGGTGGCTCTGGTCAGTGTCTTCCTGGTCTTTGGTTTCATGTTCACCGTCTCTGGGATGAAAGGGGAGACTTTGGGAAACATCCCCCTCCTGGCCATCGGGCCAGCCATCTGCCTACCAGGCATCGCAgccattgccctggccaggaaaACCGAGGGATGCACCAAGTGGCCAGAGAACGAGCTGCTGTGGGTCCGCAAATTGCCCTGCTTCCGGAAACCCAAAGACAAGGAGGTGGTGGAGCTGCTGAGGACCCCTTCAGACCTAGAATCCGGCAAGGGGAGCTCAGATGAGCTGGCTAAGAAGGCGGGCCTCAGGGGGAAGCCTCCCCTACAAGGCCAGGGTGAGGTGTCCGTGGCCAGCTCCATCAACACCCCCACACCCACGGAGGAAGAAGAATGCCAGAGCCTTGTCCAGAGTGGGCATCAGGAGGAGACGTCCAGATACCTGGACGGCTACTGCCCCTCGGGCAGTTCCCTCGCCTACAGTGCCTTGGACGTCAAGTGCTCAGCAAGGGACAGATCTGAGTGCCCTGAGCCTGAGGACAGCATCTTCTTTGTGCCCCAGGACAGTATCATCGTTTGCTCCTACAAGCAGAACAGCCCCTATGACCGATACTGTTGTTACATCAATCAGATACAAGGCAGGTGGGACCACGAGACCATCGTCTAA